DNA from Kitasatospora acidiphila:
ACCCGGTACGTCGGGGGCCTGCACGCCCACAAGCACGTCCTACCTGCCATCGACGCGCCGCCGGCGCGGCCGCGGCAGGTCTCCCACGACGGGTACGAATGGCTGTGCGTCCTGTACGGGCGGCTGTGGCTGGCGCTCGGCGAGCAGGACCTCGTCCTGAGTGCCGGGGACGTGGCCGAGTTCGACACCCGCACCGCCCACGGAGTCGCGAACGCCGGGCCCGGCGGACCGGTCGAATACCTGATCATGTTCGGGCCGCAGGGAGAGCGCCTACGACCGCGCACCCCAGCCCCCGACCGCTGGGCCCGGTAGTGCGGAGCACAGCGTCCGGCCCCGCGACGGTGCCTGCGGCTTCACGCCTCGGCGGCGTCCGGATCACGCAGTGGTCGCAGGCCGCCGGGCAGGTCAAGGAGCTGGAAGGAGTACCGGCCGAGCATGTTGACGTGGTGCCGCACGAACGGTGAGAGGCGAGCCACGTCCTCGTCACGGACGTCGAAACCGTCCATCCGCAGCCGCTTCACCGCAGCCTCCATGGACCGCGTGTTGCACAGCACGAGGGCGTCGAGGACCAGCCCCGGCGCCCCGATCTGGTCCTCCATGCCGTCCCACTCGCCCTGGCGATCGGTGAGCCACGGCCCAAGACCTGGACGCTTCCACGGAGTGATCACCGCCGAGACGTCCAAGTCCTCGACGGATCCGACGGCCTCCCAGTCCTGCGTCAATGCATGACGGGTAGCCGACTCTGCCTGGACCAGGTGCGACACCTTGCCCTCGTCCCCATGGGTGTCCGACACCCGGGAACCCACCACCGCCCGAACCGGCACCGACGTCTTCACACTGGACATGAGCAGCCCCAGATCACGCCAGCTGCCGCCACCGCCCGCCCGCTGCACCTGAAGAGCGCACCCCGGGCTCCCCGGATGAACGCCCGCTGCGAGCGAGTGATCGGCAGCATCCGGTGTGAGGCCCTGGACCATGACCTCGTCATGAACGAGGCCCACGCCCGGTATGTCCCGGCCACCTACCAGCGGCACTGCAACGAGCACCGACAGGCTGCTCGACCAGCGACGATGACTTTGCGAGCCCCACAGGGTCGGGTCGGTCATTTCGGCTGGCGCCGAGGGGTGTTGATCGGCCGCCCGGCCGGGGTGCGGCTCAGGACGCCACATGCAGCCCCAGCGTGCCGCCCGGCATCCCGGCTCGGTGGGCCAGGGCTGCCGCCTCACCGCGCGAGGCGACGCCCAGCTTCGCCAGGATGTTGGCGACGTGGAACTTCACCGTCGACTCGCTGATGTGCAGCGCCGCGGCGATGTCGCGGTTGCGGCGGCCCTGGGCGAGCTGGTCGAGGACCTCCGACTCCCTCGGCTGGAGGCCGTCCAGCGGATCGGTGGCGTGGGTCGGCTCGGGGAGGGTGAGCGGCAGGTCGACCGCCACCGTGGTGCCCCAGCCGGGCACCGCCTCCACGGTGCAGCGACCGCCGAGCGCGGCGACGCGGTCGGCGGTGCGGTGGACCGTGAGGGCGTCGACGGCCAGCACGCCCAGGCCGTCACCGCGGACCACCGCCCGCAGGGCATCCTCCGGGGTGAACTGCCAACTCACGTGCAGGCGAGTCGGCTTCTCCTGGTCCAGCATCATCAGGACGGCAGCCCGGACCGCGTCCCGTGCGGTGTGCGCGGCGTCGGCCGGGACCGAACGGGCGGCCTCGACCGGGGGTGCCGCCTCCAGCCGGACCCGGGTGTGCCGCAGCAGCGGGCGCAGCTCCCGGGTGAGCCGGGCGAAGGCGGCGTCGGCGGGCTCCTCGCTGAGCGTACGGTCCAGGTCGGCGCCCCGGCGCAGGTCCAGCAGCGCGGTGACGGCCAGCTCGGTGGCGCTGCGGCGCGCCGCGGCGTCGTCCAGGTCGGCCGAGCGCAGCGGCGCCAGGATCGCGCTGAGCGCAGCGCTGTGCGTGCCGGTGAACTCGGCGATCGCGCGGGCGCGGGTGTTCGCCGAGGAGCGGGAGGCCGCCGCGTGCTTGGGCCCGGCGTCGGTGGCGCGGTGGTCGGAGTGGGCGATGACCAGGTCCCACAGCTGCTGCAGGACGGCGAGCGCCCCCGGCGCCACCGGGGTGGTGTCCGCCCGGACGAGCACCAGAACGGCGCCGCCGGTGGTGGCCGAAAGGGTGCCGGTGCCCGCTGTGGGGGTGTCGTCCGCCGAGGGGCCGCCGTTCGGTGCGGCGGCGACGGCCACCACCACCGGCCGGGTGCAGCCGGCGAGTTCGGCCTCACCCTGCCAGGGCCGGCCGGCCGAGGTGGTCGCAGTGGTGCGCTCGGCCAGCCGGGACAGCTCCAGGCTGCTCACTCCCCGGGTCAGCTCGGCCGGGCCGAAGGCGTGCGACGGGGAGAAGGTGCAGACGCCGCTGAGCTGGGCGACCGCCACGTGCGGGACGAGCGTGTCGAGCATCTGGGAGAGGCGGAGCAGCAGGTCCGGCCGCGGCGTGCGCAGCACTTCGACGGCCCGCGCCAGCGCGTCCTCGGGGCGGCCCCAGAACTCCCGCCACCGGTCGTCCGCAACGCCCGTGCCGCCCGTGCCGCCCGTGCCGCCCGTGCCGCCCGCAGCACCCGTACTGCCGCTGCCGCCCCTACCGCTCCCGCTGCCCGTACCGCCAGTGCTGTCGCCGCGCTTCATGCCGACGAGCCTAGCCCGGCCGGACCGCCCGGACCCGCCTGGTCTTTCGGACAGGTCG
Protein-coding regions in this window:
- a CDS encoding helix-turn-helix domain-containing protein: MTDDGIADTLAAMGPRLRTAREQHGATLTGVSRATGISLSTLSRIETGRRKPTLEVLLQLAEAYDVSLDELAGTAPAAAAGPRTPVPQRSGNDKAVLPLTRYVGGLHAHKHVLPAIDAPPARPRQVSHDGYEWLCVLYGRLWLALGEQDLVLSAGDVAEFDTRTAHGVANAGPGGPVEYLIMFGPQGERLRPRTPAPDRWAR
- a CDS encoding helix-turn-helix transcriptional regulator, producing MKRGDSTGGTGSGSGRGGSGSTGAAGGTGGTGGTGGTGVADDRWREFWGRPEDALARAVEVLRTPRPDLLLRLSQMLDTLVPHVAVAQLSGVCTFSPSHAFGPAELTRGVSSLELSRLAERTTATTSAGRPWQGEAELAGCTRPVVVAVAAAPNGGPSADDTPTAGTGTLSATTGGAVLVLVRADTTPVAPGALAVLQQLWDLVIAHSDHRATDAGPKHAAASRSSANTRARAIAEFTGTHSAALSAILAPLRSADLDDAAARRSATELAVTALLDLRRGADLDRTLSEEPADAAFARLTRELRPLLRHTRVRLEAAPPVEAARSVPADAAHTARDAVRAAVLMMLDQEKPTRLHVSWQFTPEDALRAVVRGDGLGVLAVDALTVHRTADRVAALGGRCTVEAVPGWGTTVAVDLPLTLPEPTHATDPLDGLQPRESEVLDQLAQGRRNRDIAAALHISESTVKFHVANILAKLGVASRGEAAALAHRAGMPGGTLGLHVAS